A single Eleginops maclovinus isolate JMC-PN-2008 ecotype Puerto Natales chromosome 5, JC_Emac_rtc_rv5, whole genome shotgun sequence DNA region contains:
- the aimp1a gene encoding aminoacyl tRNA synthase complex-interacting multifunctional protein 1a yields MSFARSLFKMSSHNPLLRLEKRASEADQIIEYLKQQVLLLKEKAIVQASVREEKKLMVENTKLKNDIEDLKKQLLEKEKKRGGGEKAEKKPAAPSQEDAKVDVSRLDMRVGRIITAEKHPDADSLYVEQVDVGEAVPRTVVSGLVKHIPLEQMQNRMAVLMCNLKPAKMRGVVSQAMVMCASSPDKVEILDPPSGAVPGDRVTFQAFPGDPDKELNPKKKVWEQIQPDLRTDDQCVATYKGSAFEVAGKGVCKAQTMSNSGIK; encoded by the exons AT GTCATTTGCTCGCTCGCTGTTCAAGATGTCAAGTCACAATCCTTTGTTGAGGCTGGAGAAGCGAGCATCCGAGGCAGACCAGATCATCGAGTACCTCAAACAACAAGTCCTGCTGCTGAAGGAGAAAGcca TCGTCCAGGCCAGTgtcagagaagagaagaagctGATGGTGGAGAACACCAAACTGAAGAATGACATTGAAGATCTAAAAaagcagctgctggagaaagaaaagaagaggggAG GAGGAGAGAAAGCAGAGAAGAAGCCGGCAGCTCCCAGCCAAGAAGACGCCAAGGTGGACGTGTCTCGTCTGGATATGCGTGTCGGACGTATCATCACCGCAGAGAAGCACCCGGATGCAGACAGCCTGTATGTGGAGCAGGTGGATGTGGGAGAAGCTGTTCCACGGACAGTGGTCAGCGGGCTGGTCAAGCACATACCTCTGGAGCAG ATGCAAAACCGCATGGCAGTCCTGATGTGTAACCTGAAGCCAGCAAAGATGAGAGGAGTGGTGTCCCAGGCCATGGTGATGTGTGCCAGCTCCCCAGACAAGGTGGAAATCCTTGACCCCCCAAGTGGAGCAGTGCCAGGGGACAGAGTTACCTTCCAAGCCTTCCCAG GTGATCCAGACAAAGAGCTGAACCCCAAAAAGAAGGTGTGGGAGCAGATTCAGCCGGACCTGCGCACGGACGACCAGTGTGTTGCAACGTACAAGGGATCCGCCTTTGAAGTCGCCGGCAAGGGAGTGTGCAAAGCCCAGACCATGAGCAACAGTGGaatcaaatga